A single Hylaeus volcanicus isolate JK05 unplaced genomic scaffold, UHH_iyHylVolc1.0_haploid 12221, whole genome shotgun sequence DNA region contains:
- the LOC128883542 gene encoding uncharacterized protein LOC128883542 isoform X2: MSSSTFTIGFTVHDAKSLVTKGGNPVDPLVVVRCGSNEFCTEIKRGKTGVVSWDQSHIWSDITLSSHAWASACIVFEVQSANAFWRNDVIGSCTLQLSMIHARRCHQVKRSVPLYLMNEPGIKGFLRITVYVIGPEDIPPSPNDQDSDDNVGNEDDIRHGVLDSISPNKIPITGKPYHLYISIYRVEHLPARSKAERDPFLTCEFAGSKLKTSQARSTRNHSFNECFRIPVVTPVQQDAIILKLWDWNFLTADELLAYGRLSFAELRSRPVTIRWFNFYAFVGNDPSKTNTFDPDNSLLGLPNSYMGRLQLSARVERLDRVENLMPAQLISATSSENLATLSIALLPDVYEITGVAGEEACVEIWCGPHIGRTRWQTRTTIERCGNSTTSSTTLLHKINVLQDSETAQCFSFDQATGRINTLLLKVSEDERQQWSVIISVYARGGCFPSETRVAYHSLPLSTLPVYVDVNPRTPLWIPLHMMPCISNKNHTPVAVLLTLEKTQSETTVRGKRKFISFQDYQLRCYLFSARNLPVLKGTLPNPAVRVCCSGVSVQSLPQHETCHPVFLECLMLSCRLSTDPSLNLSTMAPITVTVVDVRESSSKKKAKTTPAKKNNFFLACATCHYDRVQSQGTRNQMIERLNPRWIELKGGHQLKSRCGDILILLELVRQKDVLKTRVLPMRPELLRCSLTFSIGTLENIVMPKKEAKLFEWIFSQNKNFSTRQVKRPIALVSLPTWDWGISSSKNGILIPWNVSGEHENIKNKHWRVGVESCYDFFTSVTLDCHLPKDPIYDPKITISVYDKRIKSKYFIGSCSIDLLGILPWIKDVESAYTSVAAFQDFTSSVNLNTFNAAMHVLQGRTGQRRKDFINLGIDLFKEADQETIREDSQRTCDISNDAIIESESISATGLPTLLLKSYKAIIDYKYPVASIKLSMLHLNVFIPSRFVLAAHGVMAEKRKKDNFFKPSVEGMLENFLSDLILENHFLQKKIGKHVVNVGSLQAVVSITYENETKSLAPEELKPVLLDNQKFRNKFRGLKNLPSSIRLRVYVLRGIGLTPAQPLSTVNPFLLFKIGNKSENLRGNAKINTVNPEFCWFQECDISLPEQTRLEIAVYSKQQSVQSDDVFIGSTVIDLQTRWFSKEWQKLVAHSKVPLEYRPLRAANDASFSRSCGTLEMWIEMMTPQKASEIPRIVLKETTPIDVELRVVIWGARALSFKRLKKNYVDAQISATLDCAMFKGSEPPTQTTDVHYHSRNGNAIFNWRVVYSSISVPLNSCVLQLAAYDFRSISSSVFIGEVNIELRTYIEKVSAAGSGQEYDAEFKLVNRSYDTETDGCGFVQVTIQILSHHEALARSVGLGRKKPNREPHLTTPVDGRKWDDFIRAVSFGKDFSNFMFKVLFKIENNAFHFFYPFSCASPSHCLFSSHFSLLVSYILDFFFNKFIFFYDHYLSFHQCSFTSVFFH; the protein is encoded by the exons ATGTCATCCAGCACATTCACCATCGGTTTTACCGTCCATGACGCCAAGTCATTAGTAACGAAGGGAGGAAACCCAGTGGATCCT CTTGTAGTTGTTCGATGTGGTTCAAACGAATTTTGTACTGAGATAAAAAG AGGTAAAACTGGAGTAGTGAGCTGGGATCAATCGCATATTTGGTCGGATATCACCTTATCAAGCCAT GCTTGGGCATCTGCTTGTATTGTTTTTGAAGTCCAGTCCGCGAATGCGTTTTGGAGAAACGATGTTATTGGAAGTTGCACACTGCaat tatCCATGATTCATGCACGTCGTTGTCATCAAGTCAAGCG ATCAGTTCCTTTGTACTTAATGAATGAACCCGGAATTAAAGGTTTTCTCCGTATTACAGTTTATGTTATTGGACCCGAAGACATACCACCTAGTCCAAACGATCAAGACTCTGATGACAACGTTGGAAATGAAGATGATATACGTCATGGGGTTTTGGACAGCATTTCACCTAACAAAATCCCTATTACTGGTAAACCATACCATTTGTACATATCAATATATCGTGTAGAACATTTACCTGCAAGATCTAAAG CTGAAAGAGATCCATTTCTGACATGTGAATTCGCGggttctaaattaaaaacg TCGCAAGCTCGAAGTACTCGAAACCATTCTTTCAATGAATGCTTCCGCATTCCTGTTGTTACACCCGTTCAGCAA gacgctattattttaaaactgtGGGATTGGAATTTTCTGACAGCAGATGAATTATTAGCTTACGGACGCCTATCTTTCGCTGAACTTCGAAGCCGACCGGTGACAATTCGTTGGTTTAATTTTTACGCTTTCGTTGGTAATGACCCCTCTAAAACAAATACTTTTGACCCTGACAATTCATTACTCGGCTTACCTAATTCTTATATGGGCCGTTTACAACTGTCTGCTAGAGTTGAAAGGCTTGATcgtgttgaaaatttgatgcCAGCTCAA CTCATATCTGCAACGTCCTCTGAAAATTTAGCAACCCTTTCTATTGCATTACTACCAGATGTTTATGAAATAACAGGAGTTGCTGGTGAAGAAGCATGTGTGGAAATCTGGTGCGGGCCACATATAGGAAGAACGCG ATGGCAGACAAGAACTACAATTGAACGATGTGGCAATTCTACCACATCTTCAACAACACtacttcataaaattaatgttttgcAAGACTCTGAAACGGcacaatgtttttcttttgatcAAGCAACTGGAAGAATCAATActcttttattaaaa GTTTCTGAAGATGAGCGACAACAGTGGAGTGTAATTATTTCTGTGTACGCCCGTGGAGGTTGTTTTCCATCAGAAACCCGTGTTGCGTATCATTCGTTACCTTTATCAACACTCCCAGTGTACGTGGACGTGAATCCACGAACTCCTTTATGGATACCGTTACATATGATGCCTtgtatttcaaacaaaaatcacaCTCCTGTAGCAGTTCTACTTACTTTGGAGAAAACGCAAAGCGAAACAACTGTACGAGGAAA aagaaaatttatttcatttcaggATTATCAATTacgatgttatttattttctgctcGAAACCTCCCTGTCTTGAAAGGCACACTTCCCAATCCTGCAGTTCGTGTTTGTTGTTCGGGAGTTTCCGTGCAATCATTACCTCAACACGAAACATGCCATCCTGTCTTCTTAGAATGTCTGATGTTATCTTGTCGActttct ACGGATCCTTCGttaaatttatcgacgatGGCACCAATCACCGTAACTGTCGTCGATGTTCGCGAATCAAGCTCAAAAAAAAAGGCTAAAACTACACCTgcgaagaaaaacaatttttttttagcttgCGCCACATGCCATTACGATAGAGTACAAAGTCAAGGAACACGGAACCAAATGATTGAACGTTTGAATCCTAGATGGATTGAATTAAAAGGAGGCCATCAGTTGAAATCTCGTTGTGgagatattttgattttgttaGAATTAGTGCGACAGAAAGATGTACTTAAAACACGCGTTCTTCCAATGCGACCAGAATTGTTACGCTGCTCTCTTACTTTTTCTATTGGAACCCTTGAAAATATCGTCATGCCTAAAAAAGAAG CTAAACTTTTTGAATGGATTTTtagtcaaaacaaaaatttctctaCGCGCCAAGTGAAACGCCCGATTGCGTTAGTGTCTCTGCCAACGTGGGACTGGGGCATATCTTCATCGAAAAACGGGATTTTGATTCCATGGAATGTTTCCGGGGAGCATGAAAATATA aaaaataaacattggaGAGTTGGCGTTGAATCCTGTTATGACTTTTTCACTTCCGTTACACTTGATTGCCATTTACCAAAAGATCCTATTTACGATCCAAAAATAACCATTTCG GTTTATgacaaaagaattaaatcaaaatattttattggcaGCTGCAGTATTGATCTTCTCGGAATCCTTCCATGGATTAAAGATGTTGAATCAGCGTACACTTCTGTTGCAGCTTTCCAAGATTTCACTAGTTCGGTGAATCTTAATACATTCAATGCAGCTATGCACGTACTTCAA GGACGAACTGGACAACGTCGAAaagatttcattaatttgGGTATTGATCTGTTCAAAGAGGCAGATCAAGAAACTATTCGGGAAGACTCGCAACGCACTTGTGACATTTCGAATGATGCTATTATTGAATCAGAAAGTATTTCTGCAACAGGTCTTCCAACTCTTCTTCTCAAA AGTTACAAAGCCattattgattataaatatcCGGTGGCAAGTATCAAACTCAGTATGCTTCACTTAAATGTTTTCATACCCTCTAG ATTTGTCCTTGCTGCGCATGGTGTTATggctgaaaaaagaaaaaaggataatttttttaaaccatCCGTGGAAGGAATGTTAGAAAATTTTTTGTCAG aTCTTATTTTGGAAAATCACTTTTTACAGAAGAAAATAGGAAAACATGTTGTCaatgtgggatcgttacaagCAGTCGTTTCCATAACATACGAAA atgaaacaaaaagtcTGGCGCCGGAAGAACTTAAGCCCGTACTGTTAGACAAtcaaaaatttagaaacaaattccgaggtttgaaaaatttaccTTCATCGATTCGATTGCG GGTTTACGTTTTACGAGGCATTGGGTTAACACCTGCTCAACCGTTATCTACGGTTAACccgtttcttttattcaaaatagGAAACAAATCAGAAAATTTACGAGGCAACGCTAAAATCAATACAGTGAACCCTGAGTTCTGCTGGTTTCAAGAGTGCGATATCTCTTTACCGGAGCAAACTCGTTTAGAAATCGCTGTGTACTCAAAACAGCAATCAGTTCAAAGTGATGATGTTTTCATTGGTTCTACAGTTATCGATTTACAGACACG GTGGTTCTCGAAAGAATGGCAAAAACTTGTAGCTCATTCAAAGGTGCCTCTGGAATATAGACCATTACGTGCTGCGAATGATGCATCTTTTTCTCGTTCTTG CGGCACTCTCGAAATGTGGATTGAAATGATGACTCCTCAAAAAGCATCTGAAATACCTCGCATTGTGTTGAAAGAAACAACACCTATTGATGTCGAGTTACG AGTTGTGATTTGGGGAGCTCGTGCATTATCTTTTAAgcgcttaaaaaaaaattatgttgatGCACAAATTTCTGCTACGCTAGATTGTGCAATGTTTAAAGGTTCGGAACCTCCCACACAAACAACGGATGTTCATTACCACTCGCGTAATGGCAACGCCATTTTCAATTGGAGGGTCGTTTATTCTAGTATAAGTGTGCCATTAAATAGCTGTGTTTTACAATTGGCAGCATACGACTTTCGTTCAATTAGCTCTTCGGTTTTCATAGGAGAA gtcAATATAGAATTAAGGACTTATATAGAAAAAGTAAGCGCTGCTGGTTCTGGTCAAGAATATGATGCTGAATTCAAATTGGTTAATCG